In one window of Gossypium arboreum isolate Shixiya-1 chromosome 4, ASM2569848v2, whole genome shotgun sequence DNA:
- the LOC108459927 gene encoding protein BIC1-like, producing MKNTTPQQPPEQPNKTQQPDHDGTNSEMETCHVKCRVSSPAPEVGADHEVKEEEAMRADESEEDNGREKLKRHRIEVAGNVWIPDIWGQEQLLKDWIDCSAFNDSLVPHGIMSARAALVEDGRRTNSGGFRIENRC from the coding sequence ATGAAAAACACGACACCCCAGCAGCCGCCGGAACAACCCAACAAAACTCAGCAGCCAGACCACGATGGAACAAACTCTGAGATGGAAACATGTCATGTGAAGTGTCGTGTGTCTTCACCGGCTCCGGAAGTAGGAGCGGATCATGAGGTTAAAGAAGAAGAAGCAATGAGGGCGGATGAATCTGAAGAAGACAATGGACGGGAGAAACTGAAGAGGCATAGGATTGAAGTGGCGGGCAATGTTTGGATTCCAGACATATGGGGTCAAGAACAGCTTTTGAAGGATTGGATTGATTGTTCTGCATTTAATGATTCTTTGGTGCCTCATGGGATCATGTCAGCTCGTGCTGCTTTGGTTGAGGATGGAAGAAGAACCAATTCTGGCGGATTTAGAATAGAAAACAggtgttaa